The Bradysia coprophila strain Holo2 chromosome II, BU_Bcop_v1, whole genome shotgun sequence genome has a segment encoding these proteins:
- the LOC119073346 gene encoding trypsin beta-like — MKSTTLVVLSILFLSGLLAAPRQAIVPHVINGTPLVVQHAAAVFAITENGDGYFGGGSIVSDRHIVTGANLLFDATSVRVGYGSTSLSSLTAVTTTSFVIHQGFNRTTMDNDIAIVFLPFANRIVFSDAVRAIALPTSAPAAGLAGSLGGFGFTESNAPGFSDTLLVANLITVDNSVCTAHWPSLTLTTQFCANGAPSPVIPSLITNICAGDYGAGFYTGDGMITTTTTTTTTTTTTTTTTTEDPDGVLSVVEPASEEDDETEDDGIEDDETEDDETEDYETQSDEIKPFDATIVRSVSVSEGEQEEPVLVGIASVVGDWWECNPEDPRTYTIVFDYVSWIQDLTGIEV; from the exons ATGAAGTCAACTACTCTGGTAGTACTTTCTATACTCTTTCTTAGTGGATTGCTG GCGGCTCCCCGACAAGCAATCGTTCCTCATGTCATTAATGGAACACCATTAGTAGTCCAGCATGCAGCAGCAGTGTTCGCTATCACCGAAAATGGCGATGGATATTTTGGCGGTGGAAGTATTGTTTCCGACCGTCATATAGTCACCGGAGCAAACCTACTCTTTGA CGCTACTAGCGTACGTGTTGGCTATGGCAGCACCTCTCTCTCATCGTTAACAGCAGTAACTACAACATCATTTGTTATTCATCAAGGTTTCAACCGGACAACGATGGACAATGATATTGCGATTGTGTTTCTTCCTTTTGCTAATCGAATTGTCTTTTCTGATGCTGTTCGAGCAATAGCCTTACCCACATCAGCTCCCGCAGCAGGTTTAGCAGGATCATTGGGTGGATTTGGTTTCACAGAGTCGAATGCCCCAGGATTTAGTGACACGTTGCTGGTCGCAAACCTTATCACAGTAGACAATTCTGTTTGCACGGCACATTGGCCAAGCTTGACATTAACAACCCAATTTTGTGCCAATGGTGCTCCAAGTCCGGTAATACCTTCATTGATTACCAACATCTGTGCTGGTGACTATGGTGCTGGTTTTTACACTGGCGACG GTATGATAACAACGACTACCACTACAActacga caacGACGACGACCACGACGACGACGACTGAAGACCCCGACGGAGTACTATCGGTAGTAGAACCAGCATCAGAAGAAGACGATGAAACCGAAGATGATGGAATCGAAGACGATGAAACCGAAGACGATGAAACCGAAGATTATGAGACTCAATCCGACGAGATTAAGCCATTCGATGCGACAATTGTTAGGAGTGTATCAGTGTCTGAGGGCGAACAAGAAGAACCAGTTCTG GTTGGAATCGCTTCTGTTGTTGGAGACTGGTGGGAATGCAATCCGGAAGATCCTCGTACTTACACCATAGTCTTCGATTATGTTTCTTGGATCCAAGATCTAACGGGAATCGAGGTCTAA
- the LOC119073360 gene encoding PR domain zinc finger protein 5 — protein MSNDLCLQSRFSVNGLFINITSGKWGIRNKFSRNRCISTLQMTSLLKKSMEDQAIDRILAEIAQIIFKCKFCDFITDEKLLLVAHYRSNHVKSTPTYNDPVVSEPPPAELDERYVCSLCFSVFVSRQLVKDHMITDHGCIPIVHEPSPQQIAPPLEVVEPNSRKDTDKELHRPISLRELQLKLKSSFVLKCSVKGCSKRFETEDSKSYHERCHTLNNNEFKCFECQAVAKTWRNCSAHLYKHHKIDVDLLKCIFCSYKAGLCVQIFRHLQVHGATKGFACSNCPKIFKQFSQLRVHNITHHQNDNSNQMRWYVKKKCEICHNMFANSKVLSKHIKTVHSQIKPFICNVCGHKSARKVTHMIHLRQHTGEKPISCQFCQFKAADPSVIKKHELRHQNKEQWKYNCQDCDYRSIQSSTLKSHLKKYHPNSYKLIQCEDCPFVSLNVGVLNRHKQGHKFQTLTVRANRSGNNAEHSHRKRQKSLTDKPKRIVEVSSDCFLPLESTDSISHDTLLDTGGVTIPESHIHNHTDETQFPNFSSD, from the exons ATGTCCAATGACTTATGTTTACAATCCCGCTTCAGTGTCAACGGTTTGTTTATAAATATCACGAGTGGAAAATGGGgaattcgaaataaattttcccgaAACCGTTGCATCTCAACGCTCCAAATGACATCACTACTAAAAAAGTCAATGGAAGACCAAGCAATCGACCGGATTTTAGCCGAAATCGCTCAAATAATCTTCAAGTGTAAATTCTGTGATTTCATAACCGACGAGAAACTGCTGTTGGTCGCCCACTACCGTTCCAATCATGTCAAATCGACTCCGACCTACAATGATCCGGTGGTCAGCGAACCACCACCAGCAGAACTGGACGAGCGTTACGTGTGTAGTCTGTGTTTTTCCGTGTTCGTGTCCCGGCAATTAGTGAAAGATCATATGATTACCGATCATGGTTGCATTCCAATTGTTCATGAGCCCAGTCCTCAGCAAATTGCTCCGCCATTGGAAGTGGTCGAGCCGAATAGTAGGAAGGACACGGACAAAGAACTGCATCGACCGATATCGTTGAGGGAGCTGCAATTGAAGCTGAAAAGTTCATTTGTATTGAA GTGCTCGGTTAAAGGCTGTAGTAAGCGCTTTGAAACGGAAGATAGTAAATCGTATCATGAACGATGCCATACCCTCAACAACAACGAATTCAAATGCTTTGAATGTCAGGCTGTCGCTAAGACCTGGCGCAACTGTTCAGCG CATCTGTACAAACACCACAAAATCGACGTTGACCTACTCAAGTGCATTTTCTGCTCGTACAAAG CTGGCTTATGTG TCCAAATATTCAGACATCTACAAGTCCATGGAGCCACAAAAGGATTCGCCTGTTCGAACTGTCCGAAaatcttcaaacaattttcacaacTGCGAGTGCACAACATCACACATCATCAGAACGACAACAGCAACCAGATGCGCTGGTATGTGAAGAAGAAATGCGAAATTTGCCACAACATGTTTGCCAACTCCAAGGTGTTGTccaaacacatcaaaaccGTACACAGTCAAATCAAACCGTTCATCTGCAACGTTTGCGGCCATAAGTCGGCCAGGAAGGTGACGCACATGATCCATTTGAGGCAGCATACCGGCGAGAAGCCGATCTCCTGCCAATTCTGTCAGTTCAAAGCAGCCGATCCGAGTGTTATAAAGAAGCATGAACTTCGCCATCAGAAT AAGGAACAGTGGAAGTACAATTGCCAAGATTGTGACTACAGATCGATACAGTCGTCTACGCTGAAATCGCATTTGAAGAAATATCATCCCAACAGCTACAAGCTCATCCAATGTGAAGACTGTCCATTCGTCTCACTGAATGTGGGCGTTCTCAATAGACACAAACAGGGTCACAAATTTCAAACGTTAACTGTGCGAG CAAATCGAAGCGGTAACAATGCGGAACATTCACACCGGAAACGCCAGAAGTCATTAACCGATAAGCCGAAGCGAATTGTTGAG GTGTCATCGGACTGCTTTTTACCACTGGAAAGTACCGATTCAATTTCGCATGACACTCTATTGGACACTGGTGGCGTAACAATACCGGAAAGCCACATCCACAATCATACCGACGAAacacaatttccaaattttagcAGTGACTAA
- the LOC119073368 gene encoding uncharacterized protein LOC119073368: protein MWKIRTTSRLIIKNGFLRPVAYYSQDSKSKDILSLYKLMSDAGLSKKDPLHEGGPNWELFNPRGNRFFLPNAMGLAWQNPKTIEKNVKLENLIDFKSEEPDKFRFSVEPCPALIKYKVKELLRKAETIITLSYEKDTEIEQGARNFVIAATEICRRLHYEGYMCDFVNPFSGRLFFAKHRTNIDTNIEADCRFNYEKIDDCTVMTTNVGKKFCGTIFTNAESDPAQLRKMIRMDVSLKILLDNAKNVNDTDDEGTFDSDEWQWK from the exons ATGTGGAAAATTCGCACCACCAGTAGATTGATAATAAAAAACGGATTTCTTAGACCAGTCGCATATTATTCACAAGACAGTAAATCAAAGGATATTTTAAGCTTATACAAATTGATGTCCGATGCAGGACTAAGTAAAAAAGATCCTCTTCACGAAGGCGGACCAAACTGGGAATTATTCAATCCGAGAG GTAATCGATTTTTCCTGCCAAACGCGATGGGACTAGCATGGCAAAATCCCAAAACGATCGAAAAGAACGTCaaactagaaaatctaatCGATTTCAAGTCGGAG GAGCCCGACAAATTTCGCTTTTCTGTCGAACCATGTCCAGCACTGATTAAATATAAAGTTAAGGAATTGTTACGGAAGGCAGAAACGATTATAACGCTATCGTACGAGAAAGATACGGAAATCGAGCAAGGTGCCAGAAAc TTTGTGATAGCCGCAACTGAAATTTGCAGACGTCTGCACTACGAGGGATACAT GTGCGATTTCGTTAACCCATTCAGTGGGAGACTATTTTTCGCCAAGCATCGAACAAACATCGATACCAATATCGAAGCCGACTGTAGATTCAATTACGAGAAAATTGATGATTGTACGGTAATGACGACGAATGTTGGTAAGAAATTTTGTGGCACCATTTTCACCAATGCCGAATCCGATCCGGCCCAACTGAGGAAAATGATCCGAATGGACGTTTCGCTTAAGATATTACTGGATAATGCGAAGAACGTAAACGATACGGATGATGAGGGTACATTCGACAGTGACGAATGGCAATGGAAATAA